One segment of Meriones unguiculatus strain TT.TT164.6M chromosome 3, Bangor_MerUng_6.1, whole genome shotgun sequence DNA contains the following:
- the Espn gene encoding espin isoform X1: protein MGNSVEHRVLSRDPSIDLEAKQPDSGMSSPNTTMSVQPLNFDLGSPTSTLSNYDSCSSSHSSIKGQRTTRGLPGARAADLQSYMDMLNPELSLPRGKTGKLTPQLPSPPPPPSFPPPPPPPGTQLPPPPPGYPAPSPPVRLQAENIYMQTKNKLRHVEVDSLKKEPSSRDGHSGLRRQDSGLLRQDPGLLRQDPGLRRYNTGLRRQDSSRKPRSFSKQPSTGDYYGQLGRCPGEPLAARPGMAHSEEAALLPGNHVHNGCSADPKTSKELPPPPPPPPLPEALSSPPPAPPVPIEGAGCGQRRSSSSAGKVRVLRHRKSTKSFNMMSPTGDNSELLAEIKAGKSLKPTPQSKGLTTVFSGSGQPASQPESPQPSPQPSVSPAPSRPRSPTPPASGPQPLLNGTIVPAPPATPAPGVQLDVEALIPTLDEQGRPIPEWKRQVMVRKLQQKMQEEEEQRRKEEEEEARLASLPAWRRDILRKKLEEEREQKRREEERQKQEEIQRAKEQSEKLRTLGYDEAKLAPWQRQVILKKGEIPK, encoded by the exons ATGGGCAAT aGCGTGGAGCACCGAGTCCTGTCCCGGGATCCATCCATAGACCTGGAGGCAAAGCAGCCTGACTCGGGCATGTCCTCACCCAACACCACCATGTCGGTCCAGCCACTGAACTTTGACCTTGGCTCACCCACAAGCACCCTCTCCAACTATGACTCCTGCTCTTCCAGCCATTCCAGCATCAAGGGTCAGCGCACTACTCGAG GGCTCCCTGGTGCAAGAGCTGCAGACTTACAGAGCTACATGGATATGCTGAACCCAGAGCTGAGCTTGCCTCGGGGCAAGACAGGGAAGCTGACACCACAACTGCCTTCTCCGCCACCGCCGCCAAGCTTCCCTCCGCCACCGCCACCCCCAGGCACCcagctgcctccacctccaccagGCTACCCGGCCCCCAGCCCCCCTGTGAGGCTGCAGGCAGAAAACATCTACATGCAGACCAAGAACAAGCTTCGCCACGTGGAGGTGGACTCCCTCAAGAAGGAG CCGAGCTCCCGCGACGGCCACTCGGGGCTGCGCAGGCAGGACTCGGGGCTGCTCAGGCAGGACCCGGGGCTGCTCAGGCAGGACCCGGGGCTGCGCAGGTACAACACTGGACTGCGCAGGCAGGACTCCAGCCGCAAACCGCGCTCGTTCAGCAAACAGCCCAGCACGGGGGACTACTACGGCCAGCTGGGCCGCTGCCCGGGGGAGCCGCTGGCCGCACGCCCGGGCATGGCCCACAGCGAGGAG GCGGCGCTGCTCCCCGGGAACCACGTGCACAACGGCTGCTCAGCGGACCCCAAGACGTCGAAGGAGctgcccccgccgccgccgccgccgccgctgcccgAGGCCCTGAGCTCGCCGCCGCCCGCCCCACCTGTGCCCATCGAGGGCGCGGGCTGCGGGCAGCGTCGCTCATCGTCGTCTGCGGGCA AAGTGAGAGTCCTGAGACACAGGAAGA GCACCAAGTCTTTCAACATGATGTCCCCAACGGGTGATAACTCAGAGCTGCTGGCTGAGATAAAGGCAGGCAAGAGCCTGAAGCCAACACCGCAGAGCAAGGGGCTGACCACAGTGTTCTCGGGCAGCGGGCAGCCAGCCTCCCAG CCTGAGTCACCGCAGCCATCACCACAGCCATCGGTGTCACCTGCGCCATCTCGGCCCAGGAGCCCCACCCCACCAGCCTCTGGGCCTCAGCCTCTGCTCAATGGCACCATAGTGCCAGCACCGCCCGCCACACCAGCACCGGGAGTTCAGCTGGATGTGGAAGCCCTCATCCCCACACTTGATGAGCAGGGCCGTCCCATCCCAGAGTGGAAGCGCCAGGTGATGGTTCGAAAGCTGCAGCAGAAgatgcaggaggaagaggagcagaggaggaag gaggaagaggaggaggcccggctggccagcctgcctgcctgGAGACGAGACATTCTTCGGAAGAAGCTGGAAGAGGAGAG gGAGCAGAAGCG aagagaggaggagcGACAAAAGCAGGAGGAGATACAGAGGGCGAAAGAACAGTCAGAGAAACTGCGGACACTAGGCTACGACGAGGCCAAGCTCGCGCCCTGGCAGCGGCAGGTCatcctgaagaagggggagatccCTAAGTAA
- the Espn gene encoding espin isoform X4 gives MGNSVEHRVLSRDPSIDLEAKQPDSGMSSPNTTMSVQPLNFDLGSPTSTLSNYDSCSSSHSSIKGQRTTRGLPGARAADLQSYMDMLNPELSLPRGKTGKLTPQLPSPPPPPSFPPPPPPPGTQLPPPPPGYPAPSPPVRLQAENIYMQTKNKLRHVEVDSLKKEAALLPGNHVHNGCSADPKTSKELPPPPPPPPLPEALSSPPPAPPVPIEGAGCGQRRSSSSAGSTKSFNMMSPTGDNSELLAEIKAGKSLKPTPQSKGLTTVFSGSGQPASQPESPQPSPQPSVSPAPSRPRSPTPPASGPQPLLNGTIVPAPPATPAPGVQLDVEALIPTLDEQGRPIPEWKRQVMVRKLQQKMQEEEEQRRKEEEEEARLASLPAWRRDILRKKLEEEREQKRREEERQKQEEIQRAKEQSEKLRTLGYDEAKLAPWQRQVILKKGEIPK, from the exons ATGGGCAAT aGCGTGGAGCACCGAGTCCTGTCCCGGGATCCATCCATAGACCTGGAGGCAAAGCAGCCTGACTCGGGCATGTCCTCACCCAACACCACCATGTCGGTCCAGCCACTGAACTTTGACCTTGGCTCACCCACAAGCACCCTCTCCAACTATGACTCCTGCTCTTCCAGCCATTCCAGCATCAAGGGTCAGCGCACTACTCGAG GGCTCCCTGGTGCAAGAGCTGCAGACTTACAGAGCTACATGGATATGCTGAACCCAGAGCTGAGCTTGCCTCGGGGCAAGACAGGGAAGCTGACACCACAACTGCCTTCTCCGCCACCGCCGCCAAGCTTCCCTCCGCCACCGCCACCCCCAGGCACCcagctgcctccacctccaccagGCTACCCGGCCCCCAGCCCCCCTGTGAGGCTGCAGGCAGAAAACATCTACATGCAGACCAAGAACAAGCTTCGCCACGTGGAGGTGGACTCCCTCAAGAAGGAG GCGGCGCTGCTCCCCGGGAACCACGTGCACAACGGCTGCTCAGCGGACCCCAAGACGTCGAAGGAGctgcccccgccgccgccgccgccgccgctgcccgAGGCCCTGAGCTCGCCGCCGCCCGCCCCACCTGTGCCCATCGAGGGCGCGGGCTGCGGGCAGCGTCGCTCATCGTCGTCTGCGGGCA GCACCAAGTCTTTCAACATGATGTCCCCAACGGGTGATAACTCAGAGCTGCTGGCTGAGATAAAGGCAGGCAAGAGCCTGAAGCCAACACCGCAGAGCAAGGGGCTGACCACAGTGTTCTCGGGCAGCGGGCAGCCAGCCTCCCAG CCTGAGTCACCGCAGCCATCACCACAGCCATCGGTGTCACCTGCGCCATCTCGGCCCAGGAGCCCCACCCCACCAGCCTCTGGGCCTCAGCCTCTGCTCAATGGCACCATAGTGCCAGCACCGCCCGCCACACCAGCACCGGGAGTTCAGCTGGATGTGGAAGCCCTCATCCCCACACTTGATGAGCAGGGCCGTCCCATCCCAGAGTGGAAGCGCCAGGTGATGGTTCGAAAGCTGCAGCAGAAgatgcaggaggaagaggagcagaggaggaag gaggaagaggaggaggcccggctggccagcctgcctgcctgGAGACGAGACATTCTTCGGAAGAAGCTGGAAGAGGAGAG gGAGCAGAAGCG aagagaggaggagcGACAAAAGCAGGAGGAGATACAGAGGGCGAAAGAACAGTCAGAGAAACTGCGGACACTAGGCTACGACGAGGCCAAGCTCGCGCCCTGGCAGCGGCAGGTCatcctgaagaagggggagatccCTAAGTAA
- the Espn gene encoding espin isoform X2, with translation MGNSVEHRVLSRDPSIDLEAKQPDSGMSSPNTTMSVQPLNFDLGSPTSTLSNYDSCSSSHSSIKGQRTTRGLPGARAADLQSYMDMLNPELSLPRGKTGKLTPQLPSPPPPPSFPPPPPPPGTQLPPPPPGYPAPSPPVRLQAENIYMQTKNKLRHVEVDSLKKEPSSRDGHSGLRRQDSGLLRQDPGLLRQDPGLRRYNTGLRRQDSSRKPRSFSKQPSTGDYYGQLGRCPGEPLAARPGMAHSEEAALLPGNHVHNGCSADPKTSKELPPPPPPPPLPEALSSPPPAPPVPIEGAGCGQRRSSSSAGSTKSFNMMSPTGDNSELLAEIKAGKSLKPTPQSKGLTTVFSGSGQPASQPESPQPSPQPSVSPAPSRPRSPTPPASGPQPLLNGTIVPAPPATPAPGVQLDVEALIPTLDEQGRPIPEWKRQVMVRKLQQKMQEEEEQRRKEEEEEARLASLPAWRRDILRKKLEEEREQKRREEERQKQEEIQRAKEQSEKLRTLGYDEAKLAPWQRQVILKKGEIPK, from the exons ATGGGCAAT aGCGTGGAGCACCGAGTCCTGTCCCGGGATCCATCCATAGACCTGGAGGCAAAGCAGCCTGACTCGGGCATGTCCTCACCCAACACCACCATGTCGGTCCAGCCACTGAACTTTGACCTTGGCTCACCCACAAGCACCCTCTCCAACTATGACTCCTGCTCTTCCAGCCATTCCAGCATCAAGGGTCAGCGCACTACTCGAG GGCTCCCTGGTGCAAGAGCTGCAGACTTACAGAGCTACATGGATATGCTGAACCCAGAGCTGAGCTTGCCTCGGGGCAAGACAGGGAAGCTGACACCACAACTGCCTTCTCCGCCACCGCCGCCAAGCTTCCCTCCGCCACCGCCACCCCCAGGCACCcagctgcctccacctccaccagGCTACCCGGCCCCCAGCCCCCCTGTGAGGCTGCAGGCAGAAAACATCTACATGCAGACCAAGAACAAGCTTCGCCACGTGGAGGTGGACTCCCTCAAGAAGGAG CCGAGCTCCCGCGACGGCCACTCGGGGCTGCGCAGGCAGGACTCGGGGCTGCTCAGGCAGGACCCGGGGCTGCTCAGGCAGGACCCGGGGCTGCGCAGGTACAACACTGGACTGCGCAGGCAGGACTCCAGCCGCAAACCGCGCTCGTTCAGCAAACAGCCCAGCACGGGGGACTACTACGGCCAGCTGGGCCGCTGCCCGGGGGAGCCGCTGGCCGCACGCCCGGGCATGGCCCACAGCGAGGAG GCGGCGCTGCTCCCCGGGAACCACGTGCACAACGGCTGCTCAGCGGACCCCAAGACGTCGAAGGAGctgcccccgccgccgccgccgccgccgctgcccgAGGCCCTGAGCTCGCCGCCGCCCGCCCCACCTGTGCCCATCGAGGGCGCGGGCTGCGGGCAGCGTCGCTCATCGTCGTCTGCGGGCA GCACCAAGTCTTTCAACATGATGTCCCCAACGGGTGATAACTCAGAGCTGCTGGCTGAGATAAAGGCAGGCAAGAGCCTGAAGCCAACACCGCAGAGCAAGGGGCTGACCACAGTGTTCTCGGGCAGCGGGCAGCCAGCCTCCCAG CCTGAGTCACCGCAGCCATCACCACAGCCATCGGTGTCACCTGCGCCATCTCGGCCCAGGAGCCCCACCCCACCAGCCTCTGGGCCTCAGCCTCTGCTCAATGGCACCATAGTGCCAGCACCGCCCGCCACACCAGCACCGGGAGTTCAGCTGGATGTGGAAGCCCTCATCCCCACACTTGATGAGCAGGGCCGTCCCATCCCAGAGTGGAAGCGCCAGGTGATGGTTCGAAAGCTGCAGCAGAAgatgcaggaggaagaggagcagaggaggaag gaggaagaggaggaggcccggctggccagcctgcctgcctgGAGACGAGACATTCTTCGGAAGAAGCTGGAAGAGGAGAG gGAGCAGAAGCG aagagaggaggagcGACAAAAGCAGGAGGAGATACAGAGGGCGAAAGAACAGTCAGAGAAACTGCGGACACTAGGCTACGACGAGGCCAAGCTCGCGCCCTGGCAGCGGCAGGTCatcctgaagaagggggagatccCTAAGTAA
- the Espn gene encoding espin isoform X3 produces the protein MGNSVEHRVLSRDPSIDLEAKQPDSGMSSPNTTMSVQPLNFDLGSPTSTLSNYDSCSSSHSSIKGQRTTRGLPGARAADLQSYMDMLNPELSLPRGKTGKLTPQLPSPPPPPSFPPPPPPPGTQLPPPPPGYPAPSPPVRLQAENIYMQTKNKLRHVEVDSLKKEAALLPGNHVHNGCSADPKTSKELPPPPPPPPLPEALSSPPPAPPVPIEGAGCGQRRSSSSAGKVRVLRHRKSTKSFNMMSPTGDNSELLAEIKAGKSLKPTPQSKGLTTVFSGSGQPASQPESPQPSPQPSVSPAPSRPRSPTPPASGPQPLLNGTIVPAPPATPAPGVQLDVEALIPTLDEQGRPIPEWKRQVMVRKLQQKMQEEEEQRRKEEEEEARLASLPAWRRDILRKKLEEEREQKRREEERQKQEEIQRAKEQSEKLRTLGYDEAKLAPWQRQVILKKGEIPK, from the exons ATGGGCAAT aGCGTGGAGCACCGAGTCCTGTCCCGGGATCCATCCATAGACCTGGAGGCAAAGCAGCCTGACTCGGGCATGTCCTCACCCAACACCACCATGTCGGTCCAGCCACTGAACTTTGACCTTGGCTCACCCACAAGCACCCTCTCCAACTATGACTCCTGCTCTTCCAGCCATTCCAGCATCAAGGGTCAGCGCACTACTCGAG GGCTCCCTGGTGCAAGAGCTGCAGACTTACAGAGCTACATGGATATGCTGAACCCAGAGCTGAGCTTGCCTCGGGGCAAGACAGGGAAGCTGACACCACAACTGCCTTCTCCGCCACCGCCGCCAAGCTTCCCTCCGCCACCGCCACCCCCAGGCACCcagctgcctccacctccaccagGCTACCCGGCCCCCAGCCCCCCTGTGAGGCTGCAGGCAGAAAACATCTACATGCAGACCAAGAACAAGCTTCGCCACGTGGAGGTGGACTCCCTCAAGAAGGAG GCGGCGCTGCTCCCCGGGAACCACGTGCACAACGGCTGCTCAGCGGACCCCAAGACGTCGAAGGAGctgcccccgccgccgccgccgccgccgctgcccgAGGCCCTGAGCTCGCCGCCGCCCGCCCCACCTGTGCCCATCGAGGGCGCGGGCTGCGGGCAGCGTCGCTCATCGTCGTCTGCGGGCA AAGTGAGAGTCCTGAGACACAGGAAGA GCACCAAGTCTTTCAACATGATGTCCCCAACGGGTGATAACTCAGAGCTGCTGGCTGAGATAAAGGCAGGCAAGAGCCTGAAGCCAACACCGCAGAGCAAGGGGCTGACCACAGTGTTCTCGGGCAGCGGGCAGCCAGCCTCCCAG CCTGAGTCACCGCAGCCATCACCACAGCCATCGGTGTCACCTGCGCCATCTCGGCCCAGGAGCCCCACCCCACCAGCCTCTGGGCCTCAGCCTCTGCTCAATGGCACCATAGTGCCAGCACCGCCCGCCACACCAGCACCGGGAGTTCAGCTGGATGTGGAAGCCCTCATCCCCACACTTGATGAGCAGGGCCGTCCCATCCCAGAGTGGAAGCGCCAGGTGATGGTTCGAAAGCTGCAGCAGAAgatgcaggaggaagaggagcagaggaggaag gaggaagaggaggaggcccggctggccagcctgcctgcctgGAGACGAGACATTCTTCGGAAGAAGCTGGAAGAGGAGAG gGAGCAGAAGCG aagagaggaggagcGACAAAAGCAGGAGGAGATACAGAGGGCGAAAGAACAGTCAGAGAAACTGCGGACACTAGGCTACGACGAGGCCAAGCTCGCGCCCTGGCAGCGGCAGGTCatcctgaagaagggggagatccCTAAGTAA
- the Espn gene encoding espin isoform X5, whose product MNSQGPPGGGRMPSTKSFNMMSPTGDNSELLAEIKAGKSLKPTPQSKGLTTVFSGSGQPASQVGTGWVPRPGSQCLPGAQPYRFSRQPESPQPSPQPSVSPAPSRPRSPTPPASGPQPLLNGTIVPAPPATPAPGVQLDVEALIPTLDEQGRPIPEWKRQVMVRKLQQKMQEEEEQRRKEEEEEARLASLPAWRRDILRKKLEEEREQKRREEERQKQEEIQRAKEQSEKLRTLGYDEAKLAPWQRQVILKKGEIPK is encoded by the exons ATGAACTCCCAGGGGCCTCCGGGTGGGGGCCGTATGCCCA GCACCAAGTCTTTCAACATGATGTCCCCAACGGGTGATAACTCAGAGCTGCTGGCTGAGATAAAGGCAGGCAAGAGCCTGAAGCCAACACCGCAGAGCAAGGGGCTGACCACAGTGTTCTCGGGCAGCGGGCAGCCAGCCTCCCAGGTAGGCACTGGATGGGTGCCCCGCCCGGGCTCCCAGTGCCTGCCTGGTGCTCAGCCCTACCGCTTCTCCCGGCAGCCTGAGTCACCGCAGCCATCACCACAGCCATCGGTGTCACCTGCGCCATCTCGGCCCAGGAGCCCCACCCCACCAGCCTCTGGGCCTCAGCCTCTGCTCAATGGCACCATAGTGCCAGCACCGCCCGCCACACCAGCACCGGGAGTTCAGCTGGATGTGGAAGCCCTCATCCCCACACTTGATGAGCAGGGCCGTCCCATCCCAGAGTGGAAGCGCCAGGTGATGGTTCGAAAGCTGCAGCAGAAgatgcaggaggaagaggagcagaggaggaag gaggaagaggaggaggcccggctggccagcctgcctgcctgGAGACGAGACATTCTTCGGAAGAAGCTGGAAGAGGAGAG gGAGCAGAAGCG aagagaggaggagcGACAAAAGCAGGAGGAGATACAGAGGGCGAAAGAACAGTCAGAGAAACTGCGGACACTAGGCTACGACGAGGCCAAGCTCGCGCCCTGGCAGCGGCAGGTCatcctgaagaagggggagatccCTAAGTAA